Proteins encoded by one window of Thalassoroseus pseudoceratinae:
- the ahcY gene encoding adenosylhomocysteinase gives MTDVMPLPYKVRDYNEEQFEKLAKWGRMEIELAENQMPGLMALREKHGADQPLKGARIAGCLHMTVQTAVLIETLTALGAEVRWSSCNIFSTQDHAAAAIAKAGIPVFAWKGMSEEEFDWCIEQTLFWPNGDALNMILDDGGDLTMMVHNKFPELLDDIRGLTEETTTGIHRLHTLHRHGKLGCPAINVNDSVTKSKFDNLYGCRESLADGIKRATDIMVAGKVVVVCGYGDVGKGCADAMRGLGARVIVTEIDPICALQAAMEGYEVTTMEDVADRGDIFVTTTGCCDVIRGEHLDQMKNEAIVCNIGHFDSEIQIAYLNNRSDIEKVTVKGHDEVGGPVHKYTYPDGKSVLVLAEGRLVNLGCATGHPSFVMSNSFTNQVLGQLALWNETDSYPVGVHVLPKKLDEEVARLHLDQLGVKLTSLTQEQADYLDIPKEGPFKPDYYRY, from the coding sequence ATGACAGATGTCATGCCACTGCCCTACAAGGTACGTGATTACAACGAAGAGCAGTTCGAGAAGTTGGCCAAATGGGGCCGGATGGAAATTGAGCTGGCAGAAAACCAAATGCCCGGCTTGATGGCTCTGCGTGAAAAGCACGGTGCCGATCAACCATTGAAGGGGGCTCGCATCGCAGGCTGTCTGCACATGACCGTGCAAACTGCCGTTCTGATCGAAACACTCACCGCCCTCGGCGCGGAAGTTCGCTGGTCCAGCTGTAACATCTTCTCCACCCAAGACCACGCCGCAGCGGCGATCGCGAAAGCCGGGATTCCTGTTTTCGCCTGGAAAGGGATGTCCGAAGAAGAGTTCGATTGGTGCATCGAGCAAACGCTGTTCTGGCCCAACGGCGACGCCTTGAACATGATTCTCGATGACGGCGGCGACCTCACCATGATGGTCCACAACAAGTTCCCGGAACTGTTGGACGACATCCGCGGTCTCACCGAAGAAACCACCACCGGGATTCATCGTCTCCACACGCTGCACCGTCATGGCAAACTGGGTTGCCCGGCGATCAACGTCAACGATTCGGTCACCAAGAGCAAGTTCGACAACCTTTACGGTTGCCGGGAAAGCCTCGCGGACGGCATCAAACGAGCAACCGACATCATGGTTGCTGGGAAAGTCGTCGTGGTCTGCGGTTACGGTGATGTCGGTAAAGGCTGTGCCGATGCGATGCGAGGCCTTGGTGCTCGAGTGATCGTCACTGAGATCGATCCGATCTGTGCTTTGCAAGCCGCGATGGAAGGCTACGAAGTCACGACGATGGAAGACGTTGCCGACCGGGGTGACATCTTCGTCACAACGACTGGTTGCTGCGATGTCATTCGGGGCGAACACCTCGACCAAATGAAGAACGAAGCGATCGTCTGTAACATTGGTCACTTCGATAGCGAAATCCAAATCGCTTATCTGAACAATCGTAGTGACATTGAAAAGGTGACGGTCAAAGGCCACGACGAAGTCGGTGGTCCCGTCCACAAATACACCTACCCTGATGGCAAGTCGGTTCTCGTGCTTGCTGAAGGTCGATTGGTGAACCTGGGATGTGCAACAGGGCACCCGTCATTCGTGATGAGCAACAGCTTCACGAACCAAGTTCTCGGCCAACTGGCATTGTGGAACGAAACAGATTCGTATCCCGTCGGCGTCCATGTTCTTCCAAAGAAACTCGACGAAGAAGTCGCGCGACTGCACTTGGATCAACTCGGTGTGAAACTCACCAGCCTCACCCAAGAGCAAGCCGATTATCTCGACATCCCCAAGGAAGGGCCGTTCAAGCCGGACTACTACCGGTACTAA
- the metF gene encoding methylenetetrahydrofolate reductase [NAD(P)H]: protein MRVGDFYRPGGFGLSIEIFPPKTENGEQALQQTLDRLAKFQPAFISCTYGAGGTTRDQTLRWCQEIQDRCGVPATAHFTCVGSTREELLAWLDRASNAGVGNIMALRGDPPQGEKTFQAVDGGLKYANELVELIRAHHPDMGIGVAGYPEKHLECVDAATDLINLKRKVDAGADAVFTQLFYENENFFRFRDEYERIGITVPLVAGIMPITSFARIQRITAMCGAIFPKALSKRLEAVQDDADAQFEIGVGHAIQQCQELIDQGVPGIHLYVLNKSDACERILGELNWQPAEAKFAG from the coding sequence ATGCGTGTCGGAGATTTCTACCGCCCTGGCGGCTTCGGTTTATCGATCGAGATTTTCCCCCCGAAAACCGAAAATGGTGAACAGGCTCTCCAGCAGACTTTGGACCGTCTGGCGAAATTTCAACCGGCCTTTATTTCCTGCACCTACGGAGCCGGCGGCACAACCCGCGATCAGACGTTGCGATGGTGCCAAGAAATTCAAGACCGCTGTGGTGTTCCCGCCACTGCTCATTTCACGTGCGTTGGCTCAACCCGTGAGGAGTTGCTGGCTTGGTTGGACCGAGCGAGCAACGCGGGCGTCGGAAACATCATGGCCTTGCGAGGAGACCCGCCCCAGGGTGAAAAGACGTTTCAGGCCGTCGATGGCGGATTGAAGTACGCCAACGAATTGGTCGAACTCATCCGGGCACATCATCCCGACATGGGGATCGGAGTCGCGGGTTATCCTGAGAAACACCTCGAATGTGTCGACGCGGCGACCGACTTGATCAACCTCAAACGGAAAGTCGATGCCGGTGCTGACGCTGTCTTCACGCAGCTTTTCTATGAGAATGAAAACTTCTTCCGTTTTCGGGATGAGTACGAACGCATTGGCATCACGGTGCCGCTCGTTGCGGGAATCATGCCAATCACGTCGTTCGCGCGTATCCAACGCATCACCGCCATGTGTGGGGCCATCTTCCCGAAGGCGTTATCAAAACGTCTGGAGGCTGTCCAAGACGATGCGGATGCGCAATTCGAAATCGGCGTCGGACACGCCATTCAACAGTGTCAGGAATTGATCGATCAGGGCGTACCGGGGATCCACCTCTACGTTCTCAACAAGTCCGACGCATGCGAACGAATTCTTGGAGAACTGAACTGGCAACCCGCGGAAGCGAAGTTCGCTGGTTAA
- a CDS encoding alkaline phosphatase D family protein, with product MSYELNRRSMLAMTTAALLSKTARAAGADSRQPVGPMVGHVNTTTAKLWFRPTEPGSYQLSVLQGADGQSIQKIVSTASAENDLCLTWNIPNLQPDTRYEYRISSSSTTIVEGADCWFKTAPDTNSPSRVCLAFGSCADNNPLQIWSQMEKRGAQGLVLLGDTPYIDSTNLATARRKHREFLSVPPLAALVRHTPTWGTWDDHDFGRNDSDGRLKGKENTRRAFVEYRANQEFGHEGEGIYTKFRSGPVEVFLLDTRWFARTERSPVDPDKSTLLGHVQWKWLQESLLASTAPFKVIACGMIWDDKENTESDDWGTYTHEREALFQFLGEKKIGGVVLIGGDIHCSRLLRYPTEKQVGYPIHQFIVSPIHNRTIPALNVAHPHLVRGEAVPHVWLRLVADTTQSLPTLHAEWVQMNGRKMWDIKLTKTELS from the coding sequence ATGTCTTACGAATTGAATCGCCGCTCGATGTTGGCAATGACGACCGCCGCATTGCTCAGTAAGACCGCTCGAGCTGCGGGTGCTGATTCGCGTCAGCCTGTTGGACCGATGGTTGGCCATGTCAACACGACGACTGCGAAACTTTGGTTTCGACCGACAGAGCCCGGTTCATACCAGCTGTCGGTCTTACAGGGGGCGGACGGTCAATCTATACAGAAAATCGTTTCCACGGCCTCTGCGGAAAACGATCTCTGCTTGACCTGGAACATTCCGAACCTCCAACCGGACACCCGCTACGAATACCGGATCAGCAGCAGTTCGACGACGATTGTCGAGGGGGCAGACTGCTGGTTCAAGACCGCCCCCGATACCAATTCGCCGTCCCGTGTTTGTCTCGCATTTGGTTCGTGTGCCGACAACAACCCGCTTCAAATCTGGTCCCAAATGGAGAAACGCGGTGCACAAGGTTTGGTGCTTCTCGGCGACACTCCTTACATCGACTCCACAAATCTCGCCACCGCCCGACGGAAACACCGCGAGTTTCTGTCGGTACCGCCGCTCGCGGCCCTGGTCCGCCACACACCCACCTGGGGCACATGGGATGACCACGATTTCGGCCGCAACGATTCCGATGGACGACTCAAGGGCAAAGAGAACACACGGCGTGCGTTCGTCGAATATCGGGCCAACCAGGAGTTCGGCCACGAAGGTGAAGGCATCTATACAAAGTTTCGATCGGGGCCTGTCGAGGTTTTTCTACTCGATACTCGCTGGTTCGCGCGAACGGAACGTTCACCAGTCGACCCGGACAAATCAACTCTGTTGGGGCACGTTCAATGGAAATGGCTCCAAGAGTCGTTGCTCGCATCGACGGCACCGTTCAAGGTCATTGCCTGTGGAATGATTTGGGACGACAAAGAAAACACGGAATCAGACGATTGGGGCACGTATACACACGAGCGTGAGGCACTCTTTCAGTTTCTCGGTGAAAAGAAAATCGGCGGTGTCGTTCTCATTGGGGGCGATATTCACTGTTCAAGACTCCTTCGCTATCCCACGGAAAAGCAAGTGGGTTATCCCATCCATCAGTTCATCGTCTCACCGATCCACAACCGAACCATCCCGGCATTGAATGTTGCTCATCCGCACCTCGTAAGAGGAGAAGCGGTCCCGCATGTCTGGCTACGTTTGGTTGCCGACACGACACAGAGTCTCCCAACATTGCACGCAGAATGGGTCCAAATGAACGGACGCAAAATGTGGGACATCAAACTCACAAAGACCGAGTTGTCATAG
- a CDS encoding DUF5690 family protein: MTDSEHSVADASRNQTFWAVWSVIAAFGTYFCMYGFRKPYTSADFAGANYWGVDFKTMVVSTQVIGYMMSKFIGIKVIAEMPSNRRVAALLGLIALAELALGLFGVVSRPWNAACLFLNGLSLGMVFGIVLSFLEGRRLTEALVAGLCASFILADGVTKSVGAWLLESGVTEDWMPFTAGLVFVLPLLLFAGMLSRIPPPDASDVLARTERQAMTRAERWSLYSRYGVGLTLLVFVYLLITIVRSIRADFAPELWRLLGEPAAAATFTNSEMLVALGVLAVNGAVVCIRNNRLAFWTSLAICCTGFLVIIAVLVGRQANAISAFPYMVLMGFGLYLPYVAMHTTVFERLLAMQRERGNLGFLMYVADAFGYLGYVFVMITRNFYPNKESYLELFTSLCWGAACTSLVGVILCWRYFLVRTNQQLEGAAGMPGTLHPNQEV; encoded by the coding sequence ATGACTGACTCTGAACACTCCGTGGCAGATGCTTCCCGAAACCAAACGTTTTGGGCGGTGTGGTCTGTGATCGCGGCATTTGGGACGTACTTCTGCATGTACGGTTTTCGCAAACCGTACACATCTGCAGATTTTGCGGGGGCGAACTATTGGGGCGTCGACTTCAAAACGATGGTGGTCTCCACACAAGTCATTGGTTACATGATGTCGAAGTTTATCGGCATCAAAGTGATCGCAGAGATGCCCTCGAATCGACGTGTCGCTGCACTATTAGGACTGATCGCACTTGCTGAACTCGCTTTGGGGCTTTTTGGAGTCGTGAGTCGGCCATGGAATGCGGCTTGTCTGTTTCTCAACGGGTTGTCGCTAGGGATGGTCTTTGGCATCGTCCTGAGTTTTCTCGAGGGACGACGTCTGACGGAAGCCCTTGTGGCAGGGTTGTGTGCGAGCTTCATTCTGGCTGACGGAGTAACGAAGTCGGTCGGCGCTTGGTTGCTAGAGTCCGGAGTTACCGAGGACTGGATGCCGTTCACCGCCGGCTTAGTTTTCGTGCTGCCGCTTCTGCTCTTTGCAGGAATGCTCAGTCGAATTCCACCGCCAGACGCGAGTGATGTTCTGGCTCGAACCGAAAGACAAGCGATGACTCGAGCAGAACGTTGGTCACTCTACAGTCGCTATGGGGTGGGTCTCACGCTGCTCGTCTTTGTTTATCTGCTCATTACAATCGTTCGTAGCATTCGCGCTGATTTCGCTCCGGAACTTTGGCGACTTCTCGGAGAGCCCGCGGCAGCGGCAACATTCACGAACTCGGAAATGCTCGTTGCACTCGGCGTGCTCGCGGTGAATGGAGCGGTCGTTTGTATTCGGAACAATCGACTCGCATTTTGGACTTCGCTTGCTATTTGCTGTACTGGGTTTCTCGTGATCATCGCAGTTTTGGTTGGCCGTCAAGCCAACGCGATTTCCGCATTTCCTTATATGGTGCTAATGGGCTTCGGACTCTACTTGCCCTATGTTGCCATGCATACGACTGTGTTTGAGCGTCTGCTTGCGATGCAGCGGGAGCGAGGAAACTTAGGTTTCTTGATGTATGTCGCAGATGCCTTTGGCTATCTTGGGTATGTCTTCGTGATGATTACTCGAAACTTCTATCCAAACAAAGAGAGTTACTTAGAACTTTTTACATCTCTATGTTGGGGAGCCGCGTGTACTTCGTTGGTTGGCGTGATTCTATGTTGGCGATACTTCCTGGTCCGAACAAACCAGCAGCTTGAAGGTGCCGCTGGAATGCCAGGGACACTACATCCGAACCAGGAAGTGTAA
- a CDS encoding helix-turn-helix domain-containing protein, translating to MNLSELAQRIHTLRVERRLTLEDVASQTGLTRSWLSKVENFRVTPSLPALGKIAVALGVPIADLVAGLDEKPSLVIVRKDERREVERNRSATNTTVYESLAHKRPNRVMDPFLLTIPPGVARQRALAHEGEEFLLVQSGPVDFEYVDETYSLQTGDCLYFDANAPHRLINSYEETARVLCVFSVRNAET from the coding sequence ATGAATCTGTCTGAACTCGCACAACGCATTCACACTCTCCGCGTGGAACGACGTCTCACGTTGGAAGATGTCGCTTCGCAAACCGGTTTGACTCGCAGTTGGCTTTCGAAGGTTGAGAACTTCCGCGTGACTCCGTCATTGCCGGCTTTGGGGAAGATCGCAGTCGCGTTGGGCGTGCCAATCGCTGACCTGGTCGCTGGATTGGATGAGAAACCGAGTCTTGTCATCGTTCGCAAAGACGAGCGGCGAGAAGTCGAGCGGAACCGCAGTGCGACGAATACGACGGTCTACGAGTCCCTAGCCCACAAACGCCCCAACCGTGTGATGGATCCGTTTCTATTGACGATTCCGCCCGGTGTTGCCCGCCAGCGGGCCTTGGCTCACGAAGGGGAAGAGTTCCTGCTCGTGCAATCAGGACCGGTTGACTTCGAATATGTGGATGAAACGTACTCGTTGCAGACCGGCGATTGCTTGTACTTCGATGCCAACGCACCGCACCGACTGATTAACTCCTACGAGGAAACCGCTCGGGTCTTGTGTGTTTTCTCGGTACGAAACGCCGAAACCTAA
- a CDS encoding phosphonoacetaldehyde reductase — METIEHRQVVHLGEESLTKVPSILEELSVKRVFFCVDENAYHHSRAERILGPLLNTTHHVVFSEFEPNPKLEDVQAGIKKFREADPDIVIALGGGTAIDLAKMIAVLADSSDDIRDVILGTASVVSRSTPLLVIPTTSGTGSEATHFAVVYIDGVKYSLADSALLPDFAIIDPILTSNLPAKITAATGLDAFCQAIESIWAVGSNDESLEYATAAVRLCSKHLLPAIHSPSIESRLGMCQAAHLAGKAINISKTTLPHALSYAITSAYKIPHGAAVALTLPAALKFNSEISDADCNDPRGVAHVAARMDRIQNLFDASDIEETGSAIRHIIAATGNAASPREIGITDAFELDWLAEQVNPQRLANNPRSGTHEELVRLLRQ; from the coding sequence ATGGAGACTATCGAACACCGTCAGGTCGTGCACCTCGGTGAGGAGTCACTTACGAAAGTTCCTTCGATACTCGAAGAACTGTCCGTCAAACGTGTCTTCTTTTGTGTCGACGAGAATGCCTATCATCATTCGCGTGCAGAGCGGATTCTTGGTCCACTGTTGAATACGACACACCATGTGGTCTTCAGCGAGTTTGAACCCAATCCTAAACTTGAGGACGTCCAAGCGGGCATCAAGAAGTTTCGCGAGGCTGATCCCGATATTGTGATCGCGTTGGGTGGTGGAACGGCAATCGACCTAGCAAAGATGATCGCTGTACTGGCCGACTCTTCGGATGACATTCGTGACGTGATCTTGGGGACTGCGTCGGTGGTCAGTCGAAGCACACCATTGTTAGTCATTCCCACAACCTCGGGAACAGGTAGTGAGGCCACGCACTTTGCGGTGGTCTATATCGACGGTGTTAAATACTCGCTCGCTGATTCAGCGTTGTTGCCGGACTTTGCGATTATTGATCCGATATTAACGAGTAACCTACCTGCAAAAATCACCGCGGCCACGGGGCTCGACGCCTTTTGCCAAGCGATAGAATCCATTTGGGCGGTTGGTTCCAACGATGAATCGCTGGAGTATGCGACGGCTGCCGTTCGTTTGTGTTCGAAACACCTCCTCCCGGCGATTCATAGCCCGAGTATTGAGTCTCGCTTGGGAATGTGTCAGGCGGCGCATCTCGCCGGCAAGGCGATCAACATTAGCAAGACGACACTACCACATGCGTTGTCGTACGCGATCACATCCGCATATAAAATTCCGCACGGTGCGGCGGTCGCGCTCACGCTCCCCGCCGCACTGAAATTTAATTCTGAAATCAGCGACGCTGATTGCAACGACCCTCGTGGAGTTGCACACGTTGCGGCACGAATGGATCGGATTCAAAATCTCTTCGACGCAAGCGATATCGAAGAGACTGGTTCTGCGATCCGTCACATAATTGCTGCGACTGGAAATGCCGCATCACCTCGGGAAATTGGGATCACCGACGCATTCGAATTGGATTGGCTTGCCGAGCAGGTGAATCCGCAACGACTGGCCAACAATCCTCGATCAGGTACTCATGAAGAACTTGTTCGTTTGCTAAGGCAATGA
- a CDS encoding DUF6797 domain-containing protein — protein MEVRATLRKRDRYNILVASDTKQSGDHWELFSMRGSGHLTAYLPGQRPDHVRSNAMVCDGKPHTLAMIYEPDHVRLFVDGKTVANQAIERQANKPSVPGGLGIGRLVEGRLGCDGEIEWVRISHGTRKLPAKPQIQVLRDESTVGFWSFDQQSPKNQLSPTQENPSTTELKYDADLVEQLVRDFNRSGDALRGARVFAAAKQACLSCHKIGMHGGSVGPELSMIAKERTAKHLVESVLWPKRDVKPEYINWQILTTDGQVLTGYKHAANEQSVTLREPATGKLWTLAKSDIDAAVAGTTVMPHGLTAALSSQQKWDLFRFLSELGRDGKPLSKELLQVIAHSQMHGPVEFPITKSPLDPKRWPNAGEAVNRDRLYDFYTKQAEYFRRQSHVPMVLAPFPGLDGGNQGHWGNQNEQTWADGRWNETQLGSIQCGVLRGPGITVPRAVCVRLGEAGELSACFNPDTLSYDAIWNGGFVRFDAVRHGFVGGLKIQGQVQSKSKSERPQEPFRYHGFYRHGDRVVFAYRLGEVEYLDSPWVEDGRFVRERAPVDQHSLKHVLEGGPTQWPEVLETPITLGDGQPYAVDTISLPTENPWKALMFCGGHDFLPDGSALVCTMQGDVWHVSGLNSPSDKAGVARWKRFASGLHHALGLVVSDGEVYVQCRDQLTRLTDHNHDGEADFYECFSNAFVTSPAGHDFICGLQRDSKGQFYTASGNQGLVRISADGQEADVIATGFRNPDGLGLLPNGTVTVPVSEGSWTPASAINAVRNAPDRSPADALYFGYGGPKQNRPPELPLVYLPRGLDNSSGGQVHVRSKQFGPLDDQLLHLSFGTGTWFVVLRDEVDGQLQGGIVPMTGDFLSGVHRGRLNPSDGQLYVSGMAGWGSYTPQDGCFQRVRYTGDTVQIPTAFHTHENGVHLTFSEPIDESIAGDISQHFAQCWNYRYSGAYGSPEYSPSHQGIAGHDPLVIASAHVLSNGRSLFLEIPGLQPVSQLHLRLRVNADETTSTNPSGNGQDLFLTVHKLDPPFTDFPGYHPHSKTIAAHPLLTDLALQAARKPNPWRKPVPNARAIEIETGKNLTYATREFHVKVNEQLAFTLSNPDVVPHNWVLVKPGRLRQVGELGNRLIADPEAYARQYVPKSDDVLAHTDIVPAGKSQTIYFQAPSKPGRYPYLCTFPGHWMVMNGVMVVE, from the coding sequence GTGGAGGTTCGAGCAACATTGCGGAAGCGTGATCGCTACAACATTCTTGTCGCTAGTGATACGAAACAGTCGGGAGATCATTGGGAATTGTTCTCGATGAGAGGGAGCGGTCATCTCACGGCTTATCTGCCGGGACAGCGGCCCGATCACGTTCGTAGTAACGCCATGGTCTGCGATGGCAAACCCCATACGCTCGCAATGATCTACGAGCCGGACCACGTGCGATTGTTCGTAGATGGCAAAACGGTTGCGAATCAAGCCATTGAACGCCAGGCGAACAAGCCAAGCGTGCCAGGCGGTCTTGGTATCGGCCGATTGGTGGAAGGGCGACTCGGTTGCGATGGTGAAATTGAATGGGTTCGAATTTCCCATGGCACGCGGAAGCTTCCCGCAAAACCTCAGATTCAAGTGTTACGTGATGAATCAACGGTCGGTTTCTGGAGTTTCGATCAACAATCGCCGAAGAACCAGCTTTCGCCAACCCAGGAGAATCCCTCCACGACGGAATTGAAATACGATGCCGACTTGGTCGAACAGTTGGTTCGGGACTTCAATCGCTCGGGCGATGCATTGCGTGGGGCGCGTGTTTTTGCAGCGGCAAAACAAGCGTGCCTTTCGTGTCATAAGATCGGAATGCATGGCGGAAGCGTTGGCCCGGAACTTTCCATGATCGCCAAAGAACGCACGGCGAAGCACCTGGTGGAGTCCGTGCTCTGGCCGAAACGAGACGTCAAGCCGGAATACATTAATTGGCAGATTCTCACCACTGACGGGCAAGTACTGACGGGCTACAAACACGCTGCCAATGAGCAATCCGTCACGCTTCGGGAACCTGCAACCGGCAAACTGTGGACCCTTGCTAAATCGGACATTGACGCGGCAGTGGCGGGAACGACGGTCATGCCACATGGTCTGACCGCTGCTTTATCCTCGCAACAGAAGTGGGATCTATTTCGGTTTCTCAGCGAACTCGGACGCGATGGAAAGCCGCTCTCCAAAGAGTTACTGCAGGTGATCGCTCATAGCCAAATGCACGGGCCAGTGGAGTTTCCAATCACAAAATCTCCCCTCGATCCGAAACGATGGCCAAACGCCGGAGAGGCGGTGAATCGCGATCGGCTTTACGATTTCTATACAAAACAGGCGGAATACTTTCGCCGTCAATCGCATGTGCCGATGGTCTTGGCACCGTTCCCGGGGCTCGATGGTGGAAACCAGGGGCATTGGGGAAATCAGAACGAGCAAACCTGGGCCGACGGTCGTTGGAACGAGACTCAATTGGGCAGCATCCAGTGCGGAGTGCTTCGCGGTCCTGGCATCACGGTTCCGCGAGCGGTATGCGTGCGGTTGGGCGAAGCCGGCGAACTTTCTGCCTGCTTCAATCCGGATACGCTTTCCTACGATGCCATCTGGAATGGCGGTTTCGTGCGGTTCGATGCTGTTCGTCATGGCTTCGTCGGTGGGTTGAAAATCCAAGGGCAGGTGCAATCGAAGTCAAAGTCCGAACGTCCCCAAGAGCCGTTTCGATATCACGGGTTCTATCGTCATGGGGATCGAGTTGTCTTCGCATACCGACTTGGCGAGGTGGAATACCTAGATTCGCCTTGGGTCGAAGATGGTCGGTTTGTCCGCGAACGAGCGCCGGTTGATCAGCATTCCTTAAAACACGTTCTCGAAGGAGGACCAACTCAGTGGCCGGAAGTTTTGGAGACCCCGATTACGCTGGGTGACGGCCAACCGTACGCTGTCGACACGATTTCCTTGCCGACAGAAAATCCTTGGAAGGCATTGATGTTCTGCGGCGGACACGATTTTCTGCCCGATGGCAGTGCTCTGGTCTGCACGATGCAAGGGGATGTTTGGCACGTTTCCGGTTTGAACTCACCAAGCGATAAGGCAGGCGTTGCCCGTTGGAAACGGTTCGCTTCGGGGTTGCATCATGCTCTCGGGTTGGTCGTTTCCGATGGCGAAGTTTATGTTCAATGCCGAGACCAACTGACTCGGCTGACCGATCACAATCATGATGGTGAAGCAGACTTCTACGAATGCTTCAGCAATGCGTTCGTGACCTCCCCGGCCGGTCATGACTTCATCTGTGGATTGCAACGAGATTCGAAAGGGCAATTCTATACCGCATCTGGGAATCAGGGATTGGTACGGATTTCCGCCGATGGTCAAGAGGCGGATGTCATTGCTACCGGTTTTCGAAATCCGGACGGGCTGGGATTACTCCCGAACGGAACGGTGACGGTCCCCGTTTCTGAGGGAAGTTGGACACCGGCCTCAGCCATTAACGCCGTCCGAAATGCCCCCGACCGATCGCCCGCCGATGCTTTGTATTTCGGCTACGGTGGGCCGAAGCAAAATCGCCCGCCGGAACTTCCGCTCGTGTATTTGCCGCGTGGACTCGATAACTCAAGCGGCGGGCAAGTTCACGTTCGTAGCAAGCAGTTCGGTCCGCTGGACGATCAGCTACTGCACTTGTCCTTCGGAACCGGAACGTGGTTCGTCGTGCTGCGTGACGAAGTCGACGGCCAATTGCAAGGTGGCATCGTGCCGATGACGGGAGATTTTCTTTCGGGCGTGCATCGGGGACGGTTAAACCCCTCCGACGGTCAGCTCTATGTCTCTGGAATGGCCGGGTGGGGATCCTATACACCGCAGGATGGGTGTTTTCAACGAGTTCGATATACGGGCGATACGGTGCAAATCCCGACGGCTTTTCACACGCACGAAAACGGAGTTCATCTCACGTTTTCCGAGCCGATCGACGAGTCGATCGCGGGCGACATTTCGCAGCATTTTGCTCAGTGTTGGAACTATCGCTACAGCGGCGCATACGGTTCACCCGAATATTCGCCATCACATCAGGGGATTGCTGGCCATGATCCGTTGGTGATCGCTTCCGCTCATGTGCTATCGAATGGTCGCTCGCTGTTTCTCGAAATCCCCGGTTTGCAACCGGTCAGCCAACTCCATTTGCGATTGCGAGTGAATGCCGACGAGACGACCTCCACCAACCCAAGCGGGAACGGTCAGGACCTTTTTCTAACCGTTCACAAACTCGATCCGCCCTTCACGGACTTTCCTGGCTATCATCCGCATTCGAAGACAATTGCAGCTCATCCGTTACTCACGGATTTGGCACTCCAGGCCGCTCGCAAACCAAACCCGTGGCGAAAGCCGGTTCCAAACGCCCGTGCGATCGAAATTGAAACAGGCAAGAACCTCACCTACGCCACTCGAGAGTTCCATGTTAAGGTGAATGAACAACTGGCGTTTACCCTGTCGAACCCGGACGTTGTGCCTCACAATTGGGTGTTGGTCAAGCCGGGGCGGCTTCGGCAGGTCGGAGAACTCGGCAACCGTCTTATTGCGGACCCAGAAGCCTACGCCCGGCAGTATGTTCCAAAGAGTGATGATGTTCTCGCTCATACTGACATCGTTCCAGCGGGAAAATCACAAACCATTTACTTCCAAGCCCCAAGCAAACCGGGACGGTATCCGTACCTCTGCACTTTTCCTGGGCATTGGATGGTCATGAACGGCGTCATGGTCGTTGAGTAA
- the phnX gene encoding phosphonoacetaldehyde hydrolase — protein MSATPLSIRLVVFDWAGTTIDFGSRAPAVAFRKVFQSEGVEVTDEEARKPMGLNKREHLVAMLSEPDIAGRWQEAKGQSWSDSDVDAMYEQFVTIQLKAIEETSTLVPGILDVASQLRSQGILIAGTTGYFRLAADAVAKAAETQGFVPDVNTCADDVPQGRPAPWMIFRVMSELGVYPPSTVVKVGDTVADIKAGLNAGCWTVGVCDSSSLTGLALKDYEQLTNSERDEQISQAKSVYEDAGAHATISSISELPNLLQRFDNALVSNAKP, from the coding sequence ATGTCGGCCACTCCACTAAGTATTCGTCTTGTTGTCTTTGACTGGGCCGGAACCACGATTGACTTTGGTTCGCGAGCACCTGCTGTCGCCTTTCGTAAGGTCTTCCAGTCCGAGGGCGTGGAGGTCACCGATGAAGAGGCACGGAAGCCAATGGGGTTGAATAAGCGGGAGCATCTAGTGGCGATGCTTTCAGAACCTGACATTGCGGGTCGATGGCAGGAAGCAAAGGGCCAATCATGGTCAGATTCTGATGTTGATGCAATGTACGAACAATTTGTAACCATTCAACTCAAAGCCATTGAAGAAACTAGCACGCTTGTGCCAGGGATACTCGATGTTGCAAGTCAACTCAGATCGCAAGGGATTTTAATTGCGGGCACCACGGGATACTTTCGGTTGGCAGCCGATGCCGTAGCGAAGGCGGCGGAAACTCAAGGGTTTGTCCCCGATGTGAATACGTGTGCGGATGACGTGCCGCAAGGCCGCCCCGCACCATGGATGATTTTTCGGGTCATGAGTGAACTTGGTGTCTATCCGCCGTCTACCGTTGTCAAGGTCGGGGATACCGTCGCCGACATCAAAGCCGGACTAAACGCCGGATGCTGGACAGTCGGCGTCTGTGATAGTAGTAGCCTCACCGGTTTGGCATTAAAAGACTACGAGCAACTCACGAATAGTGAACGTGACGAACAAATCAGCCAAGCAAAGAGCGTCTATGAAGATGCCGGCGCCCATGCCACCATCAGTTCGATTTCAGAACTGCCGAACCTACTTCAAAGATTCGACAACGCACTAGTATCTAATGCAAAACCGTAA